A stretch of the Paenibacillus dendritiformis genome encodes the following:
- a CDS encoding LysM peptidoglycan-binding domain-containing protein produces MYEEAYGLRFDIYERVHLSDDCVGIVQLEEVELTPHIQVIPAGDQVTVRGSLLLAGVYEGDDEGRVSQSLEHWIPVEITLPLNRIRSLEDISVDIEHFDVDLLSARSLNITGILSLKGIAMEPAEPSSWEPEQFTVVHQTEEERGEDEPEWLRDYGEKAAPSPEALDAVARIRSLADGAEQREEEGQAVSEPAAEPLREKTYSDYIDQIGEAKKAEAKAETEEAEPDQDPGRTQLTWDHAPWAFPSVTDLPPVVPKAVAEAEATGEAAGEEAGADSGPKGEPEYRSLDEKEAAEPEAEEKPAEAPAGRTGEEAAKWNLPEPQGSAASASVPEPEPEAKPASAPEPALEAQTEPRAEEKPAEAPAAAASAAASAGEAIVSEASAAEADVSEEQTAAEANPREEAEAEPAGEAAAAANAADAKPEMKIAINSSKPADAPTAGGVGFSSLLESSRQKKEREQREAETKQAEEEAALEAAKVTTGDDMKWQSLFLQRVNDEHSFKKVRMCIVQREETLDTIADRYQMNTNEIVLYNRLPDQNVTEGQVLYIPVTS; encoded by the coding sequence GTGTATGAGGAAGCATATGGCTTAAGATTTGATATTTATGAACGGGTTCATTTATCCGACGACTGTGTCGGTATCGTCCAATTGGAAGAGGTTGAACTGACGCCCCACATTCAGGTGATCCCGGCCGGAGATCAAGTGACGGTTCGGGGCAGCCTGCTGCTGGCGGGCGTCTATGAGGGAGACGACGAAGGCCGGGTCAGCCAGTCGCTGGAGCATTGGATTCCGGTGGAGATTACGCTGCCGCTCAACCGGATTCGTAGTTTGGAGGATATTTCCGTCGACATTGAGCATTTCGATGTCGATCTGTTATCTGCCCGATCTCTTAACATTACGGGCATCTTGTCGCTCAAGGGCATCGCGATGGAACCGGCGGAACCGTCGAGCTGGGAGCCGGAGCAATTCACGGTCGTCCATCAGACGGAGGAGGAGCGCGGGGAGGATGAACCGGAGTGGCTTCGGGACTACGGGGAAAAAGCGGCGCCGAGTCCGGAGGCGCTTGATGCCGTGGCTCGCATCCGCTCCTTGGCCGACGGCGCCGAGCAGCGCGAAGAAGAAGGGCAAGCTGTCTCCGAACCGGCGGCTGAGCCTTTGCGTGAGAAGACCTACTCCGATTATATTGATCAGATCGGAGAAGCGAAGAAGGCGGAGGCGAAAGCCGAAACGGAAGAGGCCGAGCCGGATCAGGATCCCGGCCGGACCCAGCTGACCTGGGATCATGCGCCATGGGCCTTTCCAAGCGTAACGGATTTGCCGCCTGTGGTGCCGAAGGCCGTGGCTGAAGCGGAGGCAACCGGGGAGGCCGCCGGAGAGGAAGCCGGCGCGGACAGCGGACCGAAGGGCGAGCCGGAGTATCGTTCGCTCGACGAGAAGGAGGCCGCTGAACCGGAAGCGGAGGAGAAGCCGGCCGAAGCGCCTGCCGGCCGCACCGGTGAGGAGGCGGCGAAGTGGAATCTGCCGGAGCCGCAGGGCTCGGCAGCATCCGCATCCGTTCCGGAGCCCGAGCCGGAGGCGAAGCCTGCGTCAGCGCCGGAGCCTGCACTCGAGGCGCAGACCGAGCCCCGGGCTGAGGAGAAGCCAGCCGAAGCGCCTGCAGCGGCGGCCTCCGCCGCCGCCTCCGCCGGCGAAGCCATAGTCTCCGAAGCTTCCGCCGCAGAGGCGGACGTATCCGAAGAGCAGACGGCGGCGGAGGCGAATCCGCGCGAGGAAGCGGAGGCCGAGCCGGCCGGGGAGGCCGCCGCAGCCGCAAACGCTGCGGACGCAAAGCCCGAGATGAAGATCGCGATCAACAGCTCCAAGCCGGCAGACGCGCCGACCGCGGGCGGAGTCGGCTTCAGCTCGCTGCTCGAATCAAGCCGCCAGAAGAAGGAGCGGGAGCAGCGGGAAGCCGAGACGAAGCAGGCCGAAGAAGAAGCGGCGCTGGAAGCGGCCAAGGTGACGACCGGCGACGATATGAAGTGGCAGTCCCTGTTCCTGCAGCGGGTGAACGATGAGCACAGCTTCAAAAAAGTCCGCATGTGCATCGTCCAGCGCGAAGAGACGCTGGATACGATCGCGGATCGTTATCAGATGAATACGAATGAAATCGTGCTGTATAACCGCCTGCCCGACCAGAACGTGACGGAAGGCCAGGTGCTTTATATTCCGGTCACCTCCTGA
- a CDS encoding valine--tRNA ligase: MLMSESQEQLSMPTTYDPKAAEQKWYAYWQEGEYFKAGRRPDAEPYTIVIPPPNVTGMLHIGHALDFTLQDIIIRSKRMQGYDALWLPGSDHAGIATQTKVEQKLREEGLTRYDLGREKFLERVWEWKGAYAKTIREQWAKMGFSLDYSRERFTLDEGLSRAVREVFVKLYEKGLIYRGKYIINWDPAARTALSDIEVEYKEVQGHLYHLKYPLKDGSGSITVATTRPETMLGDTAVAVHPEDERYKHMIGKMLVLPIAGREIPIIADDYVDKEFGSGAVKITPAHDPNDFEMGLRHDLPQINVMDESGTMNEAAGSYQGLDRAECRKQIVKDLEAQGVLIKIEDHVHQVGHSERTGAVVEPYLSTQWFVKMKPLAEAAIEAQKNGQGVRFVPDRFEKTYLQWIENVRDWCISRQLWWGHRIPAWYCEDCGHMTVALEDAASCSSCGSAKLRQDDDVLDTWFSSALWPFSTLGWPEQTDDLKRYYPTSVLVTGYDIIYFWVARMIFTALEFTGEIPFKDVLMHGLVRDADGRKMSKSLGNGVDPLEVIEKYGADAMRFMISTSSTPGQDLRFRWERVEQARNFANKIWNASRFALMNLEGFTYEDIDLSGKLGTADRWILHRLNETARDITRLMDAYEFGETGRVLYNFIWDDLCDWYIEFAKLSLYNGDAAAKKTTQSVLAYVLDRTLRMIHPFMPFISEEIWQHLPHEGETITLAAWPEYDAAFEAPDAVREMSLLMDMIRAVRNIRAEVNVPMSKKIELLVKPANAEYDRNIHDNLEYVERFCGTSKLSVELNAAAPGKAMTAVVTGAELYLPLAGLIDIDQEIARLEKEVEHLNKEVERVEKKLANEGFMAKAPEKVVAEERAKLQDYSGKRDKVMARIAELREV, encoded by the coding sequence ATGCTTATGTCAGAGAGTCAGGAACAATTGTCCATGCCGACCACGTATGATCCGAAGGCGGCGGAACAGAAATGGTACGCCTATTGGCAGGAGGGCGAATATTTCAAAGCCGGCCGCCGGCCGGATGCCGAACCTTACACGATTGTGATCCCGCCGCCGAACGTAACCGGGATGCTGCATATCGGGCACGCGCTCGATTTTACGCTGCAGGATATCATTATCCGCTCCAAGCGGATGCAGGGCTATGATGCCCTCTGGCTGCCCGGTTCCGACCATGCAGGGATCGCGACGCAGACGAAGGTGGAGCAGAAGCTGCGGGAAGAAGGTCTCACCCGCTATGATCTGGGCCGGGAGAAATTCCTGGAGCGCGTCTGGGAGTGGAAAGGCGCCTATGCCAAGACGATTCGCGAGCAATGGGCGAAGATGGGCTTCTCGCTCGACTATTCCCGCGAGCGCTTCACGCTCGATGAAGGGCTGTCCCGCGCGGTCCGGGAAGTATTCGTGAAGCTGTACGAGAAAGGGCTCATTTACCGCGGCAAGTACATTATTAACTGGGATCCGGCAGCCCGCACGGCGCTGTCCGATATCGAGGTTGAATATAAGGAAGTACAGGGCCACCTTTATCATTTGAAGTATCCGCTTAAGGACGGCAGCGGCTCGATTACGGTCGCGACGACCCGTCCGGAGACGATGCTCGGCGACACCGCGGTAGCCGTTCATCCGGAGGACGAGCGTTACAAGCATATGATCGGCAAGATGCTGGTGCTGCCGATAGCCGGCCGCGAGATCCCGATTATCGCCGACGACTACGTCGACAAGGAATTCGGCAGCGGCGCCGTGAAGATTACGCCCGCGCATGACCCGAACGACTTCGAGATGGGTCTCCGTCATGATCTGCCTCAGATTAATGTCATGGATGAGAGCGGCACGATGAATGAGGCGGCAGGCTCTTACCAAGGACTGGATCGCGCGGAGTGCCGCAAGCAGATTGTCAAGGATCTGGAAGCGCAGGGCGTGCTCATCAAGATTGAAGACCATGTCCATCAGGTCGGGCACAGCGAGCGGACGGGCGCGGTCGTCGAGCCGTATTTGTCGACGCAGTGGTTCGTCAAGATGAAGCCCCTGGCCGAGGCCGCTATCGAGGCGCAGAAGAACGGACAAGGCGTCCGCTTCGTTCCGGATCGCTTCGAGAAGACATATCTCCAGTGGATCGAAAATGTGCGCGATTGGTGCATTTCCCGCCAGCTCTGGTGGGGACACCGCATTCCGGCATGGTACTGCGAGGACTGCGGACATATGACCGTCGCGCTCGAAGATGCCGCTTCCTGTTCCTCCTGCGGCAGCGCGAAGCTGAGACAGGACGATGATGTGCTGGATACCTGGTTCAGCTCGGCCTTGTGGCCGTTCTCTACGCTAGGCTGGCCGGAGCAGACAGACGATCTGAAGCGGTACTATCCGACCAGCGTGCTGGTGACGGGCTATGACATCATTTATTTCTGGGTGGCCCGCATGATCTTTACCGCGCTTGAGTTCACGGGCGAGATTCCGTTCAAGGATGTGCTCATGCACGGCTTGGTGCGGGATGCCGACGGACGCAAAATGTCGAAGTCGCTTGGCAACGGCGTCGATCCGCTGGAAGTCATCGAGAAATATGGCGCCGATGCGATGCGCTTCATGATCTCGACGAGCAGCACGCCGGGACAGGATCTGCGTTTCCGTTGGGAACGGGTGGAGCAGGCGCGCAATTTCGCGAACAAGATCTGGAACGCTTCCCGCTTCGCCTTGATGAACCTGGAAGGCTTCACATACGAAGACATTGATCTGTCCGGCAAGCTGGGCACCGCGGATCGCTGGATTCTCCACCGCCTGAATGAGACGGCACGCGATATTACGCGTCTGATGGATGCGTATGAATTCGGGGAGACCGGCCGCGTCCTGTACAACTTCATCTGGGATGATCTGTGCGACTGGTATATCGAATTCGCCAAGCTGAGCCTATATAACGGCGATGCGGCGGCCAAGAAGACGACGCAATCGGTGCTGGCCTACGTTCTTGATCGGACGCTGCGCATGATTCATCCGTTCATGCCGTTCATCTCCGAGGAGATATGGCAGCATCTGCCGCATGAGGGCGAGACGATTACGCTGGCGGCCTGGCCGGAATACGACGCCGCTTTCGAAGCGCCGGATGCCGTGCGCGAGATGTCGCTCCTTATGGATATGATCCGGGCAGTGCGGAATATTCGGGCGGAAGTGAACGTTCCGATGAGCAAAAAAATCGAACTGCTCGTCAAGCCCGCGAATGCGGAATATGACCGGAACATTCATGATAATCTCGAGTACGTGGAACGCTTCTGCGGCACGTCCAAGCTGTCCGTCGAATTGAATGCGGCCGCCCCAGGCAAGGCGATGACGGCCGTCGTGACGGGAGCCGAGCTGTATCTGCCGCTGGCGGGCCTTATCGACATCGATCAAGAGATCGCGCGGCTGGAGAAAGAAGTCGAGCATCTGAACAAGGAAGTGGAGCGCGTCGAGAAAAAGCTGGCCAACGAGGGCTTCATGGCGAAGGCGCCGGAGAAGGTCGTGGCGGAGGAGCGCGCGAAGCTGCAGGATTACAGCGGCAAGCGCGACAAGGTGATGGCGCGCATTGCGGAATTGAGAGAAGTGTAA
- a CDS encoding SPOR domain-containing protein: MNRSHSKMTFRFGESGTASGRERNERNERDDREQGNLEQTANAIDKIAEEAGTLLDGPGSEDEPEAHGRPHSAEADDRPSPAGAEEDELRRIETFIRESDQESSQRYPLPVSIADPAGESMSEQGEWTWSGVHTRTRKPSLWKVLASVAGALATGAVFGFIALSLFKGEVQLPDPTAGLPDLSSQAAKVTDGGKKAQTAADKPPADQAAIPAAAQPAAGNGEKSEAAWQAAGVYVTDVNIPEKTFYMLQYGVFDKPEGAKTAIGDLRDKGMAAMEEQGDQYRVYAAIASAREDAMSLSQLLKNRQIDLYVREMSRPALTKLAFQGNAADVEQFIADSDKVIGWLMAQSVAHLEGTEAAAFAAEDTERLREQHLQWTQRMSKVQKGQPKQSGDAWTKLVQAMNTAISAVNEYNKQPSTSHLWSIQQAVMQYLSAERSWLETMKA, from the coding sequence ATGAATCGTTCGCACAGCAAAATGACATTCCGGTTCGGCGAATCCGGAACGGCATCCGGCCGGGAGCGGAACGAGCGGAACGAGCGGGATGACCGGGAGCAGGGGAACCTCGAGCAGACGGCCAACGCGATAGATAAGATTGCCGAAGAGGCAGGGACGCTGCTGGACGGTCCGGGAAGCGAAGATGAACCGGAAGCGCACGGGCGTCCGCATTCGGCAGAGGCAGATGACCGTCCAAGCCCGGCCGGCGCAGAGGAGGACGAACTACGAAGAATCGAGACCTTCATCCGGGAATCGGACCAGGAGTCATCTCAGCGCTATCCCCTTCCGGTCTCTATCGCCGATCCAGCGGGCGAATCGATGAGCGAGCAAGGGGAATGGACATGGAGCGGGGTGCATACCCGCACCCGCAAGCCGTCTCTGTGGAAGGTGCTCGCTTCCGTGGCCGGGGCGCTGGCGACCGGAGCGGTGTTCGGCTTCATCGCTCTCTCCCTGTTCAAGGGGGAAGTGCAACTTCCGGATCCGACGGCGGGACTGCCGGATCTGTCCTCGCAAGCGGCGAAGGTGACGGACGGCGGGAAGAAGGCTCAGACCGCTGCGGACAAGCCGCCTGCGGACCAAGCCGCCATTCCGGCCGCCGCACAGCCGGCGGCCGGCAACGGGGAGAAGTCGGAAGCGGCTTGGCAAGCGGCTGGCGTCTATGTCACTGACGTGAACATTCCGGAGAAAACGTTCTATATGCTTCAATATGGCGTCTTCGACAAACCGGAGGGAGCCAAGACAGCGATAGGCGATCTGCGGGATAAGGGAATGGCGGCGATGGAGGAGCAGGGGGATCAGTATCGCGTCTATGCGGCTATCGCTTCCGCGCGCGAGGATGCAATGAGCTTGAGCCAACTGCTGAAGAACCGGCAGATCGATCTCTATGTCCGGGAGATGAGCCGGCCAGCCTTGACGAAGCTTGCCTTCCAGGGGAACGCCGCCGATGTGGAGCAGTTCATCGCAGACAGCGACAAGGTCATCGGCTGGCTCATGGCGCAATCGGTTGCCCATCTGGAGGGAACCGAAGCCGCGGCCTTCGCCGCGGAAGATACCGAGCGGCTGCGGGAGCAGCATCTGCAGTGGACCCAGCGCATGAGCAAGGTGCAGAAGGGCCAGCCGAAGCAATCCGGCGATGCCTGGACGAAGCTGGTGCAGGCGATGAACACGGCGATTAGCGCCGTCAATGAGTATAACAAACAGCCGTCCACCTCGCATCTGTGGAGCATTCAGCAAGCGGTGATGCAGTATTTGTCTGCGGAACGCTCCTGGCTGGAGACGATGAAGGCGTAG
- the murC gene encoding UDP-N-acetylmuramate--L-alanine ligase — translation MKTTEHIHFIGIGGYGMSAIARVMLQMGYAVSGSDVAASEATEKLQAQGARVHIGHDPEYVDDADMAVYSTACPVDNVERIAAERRGIPVLHRSQMLAKLLNAKKGVAVAGAHGKTTTSSMIAFVLERCGADPTYIIGGEVTNLGTNARAGSGEFVVAEADESDGSFLAYHPYIPVITNIEADHLENYEGDFERLKAAYVQFLSQRNPDGIAVLCADDPILRSMAAQLGQGVVTYGIDEAADYTADEIYAAGRGMTFRMRHCGETLGSVRLSIPGRHNVLNAMATLIVAMQAGISFESAAGAITEFIGAKRRFQVIGEEGGILVIDDYAHHPTEIEATLAAAKATGRRLVAVFQPQRYSRTYFLFEQFSRAFREADELIVTDIYSPAGEKPIEGVTAAALVNRIRENSNGQAQYIANKDDALERLKALVRPGDLVLTMGAGDIWKTAYALSAAVKERI, via the coding sequence GTGAAGACGACGGAACATATTCATTTTATCGGCATCGGGGGCTATGGGATGAGCGCCATCGCCCGCGTCATGCTGCAAATGGGGTACGCCGTCTCCGGGTCCGACGTGGCCGCATCCGAGGCGACGGAGAAGCTGCAGGCGCAAGGAGCGAGAGTACATATCGGGCATGATCCCGAGTATGTTGACGATGCCGACATGGCCGTATATTCTACGGCTTGCCCGGTCGACAATGTGGAGCGCATCGCGGCGGAGCGCCGGGGGATTCCCGTCCTGCACCGCTCCCAAATGCTGGCGAAGCTGCTGAATGCGAAGAAGGGCGTGGCGGTCGCCGGGGCGCACGGCAAGACGACGACATCGTCGATGATTGCGTTCGTGCTGGAGCGCTGCGGGGCCGATCCGACTTATATTATCGGGGGAGAAGTGACGAACCTGGGGACGAACGCCCGGGCGGGCAGCGGCGAATTCGTCGTAGCGGAAGCCGACGAGAGCGATGGCTCGTTCCTTGCTTACCATCCTTACATCCCCGTCATTACGAATATCGAAGCCGATCATTTGGAGAATTATGAGGGGGATTTCGAACGGCTCAAGGCGGCGTATGTTCAGTTCCTGTCCCAGCGCAATCCGGATGGGATCGCGGTGCTGTGCGCCGATGATCCGATCCTGCGCAGCATGGCGGCGCAGCTTGGGCAAGGGGTGGTCACCTACGGCATCGACGAGGCTGCCGACTATACGGCGGACGAGATCTACGCCGCGGGTCGCGGCATGACTTTCCGGATGCGCCATTGCGGCGAGACGCTGGGCAGCGTCCGTCTGTCCATACCGGGCCGGCACAATGTGCTGAACGCGATGGCAACGCTGATCGTGGCGATGCAGGCGGGAATCTCCTTCGAGAGTGCTGCTGGTGCCATTACCGAATTTATCGGCGCGAAGCGCCGCTTTCAAGTTATTGGGGAAGAGGGCGGCATTCTGGTCATCGATGATTATGCTCATCATCCGACGGAGATTGAAGCGACCCTGGCGGCGGCCAAGGCGACCGGACGCCGGCTCGTGGCTGTCTTTCAGCCGCAGCGGTATTCGCGGACCTATTTCCTGTTCGAGCAATTCAGCCGCGCCTTCAGGGAGGCGGATGAACTGATTGTGACCGATATTTATTCGCCGGCAGGAGAGAAGCCGATAGAAGGCGTTACAGCTGCCGCGCTCGTGAACCGTATCCGGGAGAACAGCAATGGGCAGGCTCAATATATCGCGAACAAGGACGACGCGCTGGAGCGGCTGAAGGCGCTTGTGCGTCCGGGGGATCTGGTGCTGACGATGGGCGCGGGCGATATATGGAAGACCGCATATGCATTGAGTGCGGCTGTGAAAGAACGGATCTAG
- a CDS encoding aldo/keto reductase family protein: protein MQYRRLGASGLKVSEISLGSWLTYGGYVERQNAVQAIQSAYELGVNFFDTANVYERGEAEKVVGETLKAYPRESYVLATKVFGPMGDGPNDRGLSRKHVTEQCHASLKRLGHDYIDLYYCHRFDDQTPMEETLRALDDLLRQGKILYVGVSMWTAAQMAEALAIADRYLLDRIVVNQPVYNLFDRHIEKEIIPFGERNGIGQVVYSPLAQGLLTGKYSSASAFPEDSRASKLEGMRKGITPERIDQVRKLAELAGELNITVGQLAIAWILRQSNVSSALVGASRPEQVKENVMASGTALTQDVLTRIEEIMAPPVN, encoded by the coding sequence ATGCAGTATCGCAGATTGGGAGCAAGCGGGCTGAAAGTAAGCGAGATCAGTCTCGGAAGCTGGCTCACCTACGGAGGATACGTCGAACGCCAAAACGCGGTTCAGGCGATACAGAGCGCCTATGAACTGGGCGTGAACTTTTTCGATACCGCCAATGTATACGAGCGCGGCGAGGCGGAGAAGGTCGTCGGCGAGACGCTGAAGGCCTATCCGCGCGAATCCTATGTGCTCGCTACGAAAGTATTCGGCCCCATGGGAGACGGCCCCAATGATCGCGGGCTGTCCCGCAAGCACGTTACGGAGCAATGCCACGCAAGCTTGAAGCGGCTCGGGCATGATTATATCGATTTGTATTACTGCCACCGCTTCGACGATCAGACGCCGATGGAAGAAACGCTGCGCGCTCTGGACGATCTCCTGCGCCAAGGCAAAATTTTGTACGTCGGTGTCAGCATGTGGACGGCGGCGCAGATGGCGGAGGCTCTGGCCATTGCCGATCGCTATTTGCTGGACCGAATCGTCGTCAACCAGCCCGTCTACAATCTGTTCGACCGTCATATCGAGAAAGAAATTATTCCGTTCGGGGAACGGAACGGAATTGGACAAGTCGTCTACTCCCCGTTGGCCCAAGGCTTGCTGACCGGAAAATACAGCTCCGCCTCGGCATTCCCGGAAGACAGCCGCGCCTCCAAGCTGGAAGGGATGCGCAAAGGAATTACGCCAGAGCGGATCGATCAGGTCCGGAAGCTCGCAGAGCTGGCCGGGGAGCTGAATATCACGGTCGGGCAGCTGGCCATCGCCTGGATACTTCGCCAGAGCAACGTATCCAGCGCCCTCGTCGGAGCCAGCCGGCCGGAGCAAGTGAAGGAAAATGTCATGGCTTCCGGCACCGCGCTGACCCAGGACGTGCTGACGCGCATCGAGGAAATTATGGCTCCTCCCGTCAACTGA
- a CDS encoding bifunctional folylpolyglutamate synthase/dihydrofolate synthase — protein MSDNQRTNLSAATDAFATAEAAIDWINSLIPFGIRPGLERVELMMEKLGHPHRRLKFIHVAGTNGKGSTCALLTSVLMANGYDVGTFTSPYIEKFTNRFKYNNEDIPEETLLRLANELKPLVDEIAATPLGSPTMFEVSTVLAICYYAKVAFPDVVVLETGLGGRLDVTNIVTPIVSVITNIGHDHMDILGDTIEQVASEKAGIIKPGVPIVSTVEQPEAIEVIRRTAAERRSTLYLMGEQFRYEALHSVENEQTFHFHGPFRELGNLTITLNGAHQMKNAAAALMTLEVLRQYMAFRVDDEELRAGLRSAAWPGRLEMVSEQPRILLDGAHNPEGAETLAQALRDTYRYKRLHVMMGMLSTKNHHDVLRHILPLADTLIFTEPDFRKKMSAENLSHIAEELLATASRRPQIAVEPNWRESLERLKAMTEPGDLAVVTGTLYLIADVRSYVLHRTESEKGW, from the coding sequence ATGTCGGACAACCAACGAACGAACCTGTCTGCTGCCACGGATGCCTTCGCGACGGCGGAAGCTGCTATTGACTGGATTAATTCTTTGATTCCTTTTGGCATCCGTCCCGGATTGGAGCGGGTTGAACTCATGATGGAGAAGCTCGGCCATCCGCATCGCCGCCTGAAGTTCATCCATGTGGCCGGAACGAACGGCAAAGGCTCTACCTGCGCGCTGCTGACCAGCGTGCTGATGGCCAACGGTTACGATGTCGGCACCTTCACTTCGCCGTACATTGAGAAATTTACGAACCGCTTCAAATATAATAATGAAGATATTCCGGAGGAGACGCTGCTCCGCCTGGCGAATGAATTGAAGCCTCTGGTGGACGAGATCGCGGCGACGCCGCTCGGCTCCCCGACGATGTTCGAGGTCTCGACGGTGCTGGCCATTTGCTACTATGCGAAGGTGGCGTTCCCCGACGTTGTCGTCCTGGAGACCGGATTGGGCGGCCGGCTGGACGTTACCAATATCGTGACGCCTATCGTCTCGGTTATTACGAATATCGGGCATGATCATATGGATATTTTGGGCGACACGATCGAACAGGTGGCGTCGGAGAAAGCCGGCATCATCAAGCCCGGCGTCCCGATTGTCAGCACGGTGGAGCAGCCGGAGGCGATCGAAGTCATCCGCCGTACGGCTGCGGAACGGCGCTCCACGCTATACTTGATGGGCGAACAGTTCCGCTACGAGGCGCTCCATTCCGTGGAGAATGAGCAGACCTTCCATTTCCATGGACCGTTCCGGGAACTGGGGAACTTGACGATTACGCTGAACGGCGCGCATCAGATGAAGAATGCCGCCGCGGCGCTCATGACCCTCGAGGTGCTGAGACAATATATGGCCTTCCGGGTGGATGACGAGGAGCTCCGGGCGGGCCTCCGCAGCGCGGCCTGGCCGGGAAGACTGGAAATGGTAAGCGAGCAACCCCGCATCCTGCTGGACGGAGCCCATAATCCGGAAGGGGCCGAGACGCTGGCTCAGGCGCTGCGGGACACGTACCGGTACAAGCGGCTCCATGTGATGATGGGGATGCTGTCCACCAAGAATCATCATGACGTGCTTCGTCATATACTTCCTTTAGCGGATACTCTCATTTTTACGGAACCTGATTTCCGCAAGAAGATGAGTGCGGAGAACTTGAGTCATATTGCAGAAGAATTGCTGGCAACAGCCTCGCGCCGCCCACAGATTGCAGTAGAGCCGAACTGGCGCGAGTCCCTAGAACGGCTCAAGGCGATGACCGAACCAGGCGATCTGGCGGTGGTCACCGGCACATTATATCTGATTGCGGACGTTCGCTCGTACGTCTTGCATCGGACCGAATCGGAAAAAGGTTGGTGA
- a CDS encoding Maf family protein, translating into MQTQRQPELILASSSPRRQELIRALGLPYSVQPSDADETVPPGWPPDRIVEQLALRKADAVARVRRSEGKDGIVVGSDTIVVLDGAVLGKPVNEADAERALTALQGRSHEVYTGVALVQVSDGRTAVSHRATVVHMKPCSTERIRRYIATGEPMDKAGAYDTTMHLGDIGQYRVLSQSPSGQPEVIVGHTVSKVTFRPMSDAEIEAYVKTGEPLDKAGSYGAQGLGAVFIEKIEGDFFSIMGLPLNLLYQMLLKFGISPFQEK; encoded by the coding sequence ATGCAGACACAACGACAACCGGAATTGATTTTGGCTTCATCCTCCCCTCGCAGGCAGGAATTGATTCGCGCTCTGGGCCTTCCTTATTCGGTCCAACCCAGTGATGCGGACGAGACGGTGCCTCCCGGATGGCCGCCTGATCGCATCGTCGAACAATTGGCTTTGCGCAAGGCCGACGCTGTGGCCCGCGTGCGGCGCAGCGAAGGGAAGGACGGCATCGTCGTCGGTTCGGATACGATCGTCGTGCTTGACGGCGCGGTGCTCGGCAAGCCGGTGAACGAAGCGGATGCGGAGCGGGCGCTGACGGCGCTTCAGGGACGATCTCATGAAGTATATACGGGCGTCGCCCTCGTCCAGGTATCCGACGGGCGGACAGCCGTGAGCCATCGGGCCACGGTCGTACATATGAAGCCCTGCAGCACGGAGCGAATCCGCCGGTATATCGCGACGGGAGAGCCGATGGACAAAGCCGGGGCGTACGACACCACAATGCACCTTGGAGACATTGGTCAGTATCGTGTATTATCTCAGTCGCCAAGCGGACAGCCAGAGGTAATTGTGGGACATACTGTCAGTAAAGTAACGTTTAGACCTATGAGTGACGCGGAAATCGAAGCTTATGTAAAAACTGGTGAGCCACTCGATAAGGCAGGAAGTTACGGGGCACAGGGGTTGGGCGCTGTTTTTATTGAAAAAATTGAGGGTGATTTTTTCAGTATTATGGGACTTCCCTTAAACCTGTTGTACCAGATGTTGCTGAAGTTTGGTATCAGTCCATTTCAAGAAAAGTAA